TTGATATTTTGAATAATTGCGCTGTAAAAAAAATCTGCAAAATGCTCACTGCCATATTGATTAAAGTAGCTTTTGAACCTGGCATCGAATTTGTAGGTATGGGCAATGCAAGCCAGTAATTCTGCATCGCATGTCATGAATGGCATGAGATTTTCTTTCCACTCTTCGATTAATCGCTGCACTTCATCGGAGGAAGGGTCCTGATGGATATAAGACGCAAGTTGTTTATATATTTCTTCAATAGCGGAAAAACGTTTCTCTTTTTCACCTGAGGATAAATTTTCCATCGTTTCATGATACACTTTGTACGCCTCTGTTTCGCCATAAATGAATCTTGCCTCATAGGCGTACTGTTCTTTCAATGGCAAAACGGAAGAGCGGTTAAAAAGGGGCAAATGGCTAATATCATTCCCCGAAACGTATTCATCGAGCGCAGTCATGATGTTTTCCAATCTTTGTTTTCTCAATAATAACGTTTGTCTCTGCTTCTTTAATATTTGTTTCTGTTCTTGCTTGGTCAGCTTTAAAATGTCCGCAATTTCGTTCAAGGAAAAATCCAATTCCTTTAAGATTAGAATGGTTTGAAGTTTTTTCCAAGCTGCGTGGGCGACTTTTTGATAAATATGATCTGAACGCAGTGATTTTATGTTCATCTCTCTCACTCCTAGTCATGCATTCTTAGAGAGAATTATGCACTATGACCTAACGTCATAGTCAAGAACTTTGCTAATTACCCCACTCCCGGTCAGCCTTAGCCTACAGTTTACAGATACCTTTTCAAATTATTGAGAATAACCGTGTAAGCGTTGGGCCACAAATGGATGCCTTCTACGGTGAATTCCGGCTTCAAATTTCCTTTCTCGTCTGTTAAGCCTTCGTTCACATTAATAAAAGAAAACCCATGATGCTTGGCTAATTGTTCGATGGCTTCATTGGCCTCTAAAATGTTGGCGTTTGTTCGGGTGGCAAACATCAATTCTTTATCGGATCGATCAAGTCCGAAGTCCGCTTCCGCATTGACCGGATAGTAGGCCATCACGAAAACCTCACACAACGGCAATCGAGCTTTAATCTGGCTTAAAATGTGATTGTAATTCTTAAGCAGGGTCTCTTTGCTGTACCCTTCCTTCACGGAGGCTCCGATATCATTCGAACCGATATTAATAAAGAGCTTGCTTGGCTCTAAATCAAAAATGCAGGTATCCATCGATTGCAGCAGATCTACGGTTGTCGTACCACCAATTCCACGATTATAGATCACGCGATCAAGAGCAAGATTCGACGACAGCTGCATTTCATAAATTGGGAATCCTTCCATTAAGGAAGATCCGACAAATAGGATTTGCCCTTTTTTGGCGTGCCGGTTCAGCATGCGATATTCTTTCAGCTTGGAATGGTTCATAACGATCACTCCTGGTATAGAAAATTTTGTTTCCGGTTGGCAGCCTGCTCTGGTTTGCACTATCGTGCTCGGTAGGTCAATCGTTTGAGGAATCAAGCTCGTCCGATGAAGGCGGCTCAAAAATTTGTATCCATTCTTGAAGTTTTGCTTTTGGTATGAAAAAAGCTCCTTCTGTACGCATATCATTTCTAGCTTTTAGACGTTCAAATAACTCTTCTTCAGGCACATCTACAAAATGGATTTTAAAGTCCGCCCCTAAATTTTTGGCTCTATTACGAAACTCGTCTCGTTGACTTCGAACCCAGCATCCAAAATCCAGAATGACATCAACACCAAGAATTAAAACGCTCGCCGCCACATCCCACATTAGGGATTCCACGGAATCATGTCTGGAATCATGCTTAGCTTCGTCAGATTCCGTCATGTTTTCCCCGAAATCATGCCCAAATAATTTGATATGCCATTCATCAGGAGTAAGGCGAAGGGCGGAGTATTTCGTTTCAAGTTGTCGAGCCAGTGTGGTCTTACCGCTGCACGGGAGACCAACCATTAAATGAAGTGTCGCCACGTGATTCCACCTCCTTATTATAAACGGATAGTTACACATTGTTTTGCATTAAACATCCGGATCGTTGAAGAAAGGCCGCCCGCCGCGGAAGCCTTAAGATCCCTTTTTAAGGAGCTATCGTAACTCTGTCTTGCTTATTTTGATTGAACATTCACCTTGAGCGGCGGGTGTAATGGCTTTAAGCTTAATCCTATACAATTCATCTCCCCACATTTCTCTCATGACTTCGTCCTCGAGTGAAATTTTCTCTATCGAGCCAGTATACATTTCGCTGTTATATTGTATTATTACCATATTGTGATTATCATCTTGCAAGACAAAGCTTCCGTTTCCTTGGGTTTGAAGAGGGTGAGGCGTTATGAGAATCTGTGTAATATCATCCGTCACTTGATTTAAAAGGAAATTGTCATGGATTTCAATATACGGGGACGAATCACGAATGAGACTTATTGTCCGTATCCAGCTTTTTATTTTGGCGGAGTCGGGGTAGGCTCCCGCGATGTTCATCGATAACGATGCGACCTTATCTTCAAGTTTATACTCGACATCATCGGCTCTAAATTGTCTTCCATTCTGTTGATGAACCCCATTTACAATAGGCAGATTGTGATATCCTGATTGCATCGCCCATATTGAATACCTCTCTGAGAAGAACGATTTAGATGTATAAGTCAATAACCCGGGATCTATAATCATAGGGGAGCCATTGCAATATATAATGAATTGTCCAATATCATTGTGATTATGGCTTTCATCGTTATGCCCGCCCTTAGCAGCCAGGAATAGCCCTTTGGACGACCCTTCCTGCTCTCGTGCCACCATCACTTGAATTCCATCAAGCCACGCATCTCTGATGTAAGGTGATTCTCCGGAATATTGCTCCACTTCCGTATAATGAAATAAAGCGGGTAATAGGCGAAACATGGATGAAAACTCTGAACGGATTGCTTCTTCTTGCTTCTTTTTCTGTACCATTGCTCCAAGTTCACACAACCTCTCATCTCCAATACGACGGCCATAACGATACGTAAGTTCTGCAGGGATATGTACTTGTGCCGGGCTGTCAGCAAAGTTGACAAAATACGAATCATCAATAAAAGCTTTGTAAATGTAACGACCAATTTGTTGAATTTGGGGTTCCTGGTACACGTCAATTTTTCCGCCTGAAACGCCGTAAAGCAGTTCCAGACAATCGAAAATCGTTCCTCCGGCATACATCCAATACTTCGGACCTTCCTCACAACCGCCATCTGAATGGAGTCTATAAATATACTGATCCAAACTTCTCATCACCTTTATCACCGCTGCTTCTCGTCGATTCGGATCGTCCTCCAACAGAATAAACGCCGCTAAGCAATTTGAATTACACCATGAATTCCAATTGTTTAACATCTTCTCTTGATTGAAACCCATCCACCAAAAATCAGTCCGCTGTAAATAAGGATCGAGAATCCTCCTTTTCACTTCGAACTGTATACGCTCGCATACCATAATACTAATCCCATCCAGTTTTGTTTTCAGCAGATAATACGTCCATGCGAGCAGAGCTGCCGTTTCGGCAGAGAACAATTCAATGATTTGATCCGATACGTCTGGAAGGGGATCCTGCCTCTTCATCATATAGCTGTGACCAGGGATCCCCCAGAATGTTTCTTCACATATGCACCATATTCCGTTGATGATGTCATCCATAAAGCGTCCCTGATTCTCGAAACATTCGGCTATGACTAAAGAAGCCAAAACCTCTCTTCTTGTCCATGAAGCAGCGTCAAAATGAACACGATTACCCGTTCTGCTATAATCCATATATTGAGTGGCAGTTATGGTAGGCCATGAATAATTGAGTTTACTTGCACCTTTATTAATCCAAAACGACCTAAGATTTAATGGCAATTGATTCCACTGGTTTCGGTCTTCGATTGTAGGAAACGGTCTGTATTGTTCCCGAATAAGCAAACACTTTCTAAGGCTATCATTAATAAATCGCTCTGCTAGCATCGAAACGTCGACCTCTTTTCAATATATTAATTACATAGGACTATTCACTAATCAAAACAATTGACGTTGGATACGTTGAAAAAAATGAAGATCGTGAATGGGTAATATCTACATTAAACGATTTAAATAACCGTCGACTGCCGTATCTGGGCTATAGGATCGCCGATTAATCGAAGTTGCCAAAGATAAAATGAAGAGACTTAGACGCCACTAGAGTAACGTATTCTGCAGCTAGAAACAACCTAAACAGGGCACAGAATGTACATTCTGTGCCCTAATTTCAAACAAAACAACTCGGAACCGGTAACCATCTTAGTGCCTTGAGCCAGATGTTAATTTGTAATGTTCCATTACTTATCGTCCGAATAATTAAGCTATCCTGCCCAATCGTTGAGTGAAAACGGAGCGGCTGCGCTGTGGCACTTGCTCCACTATCGTACCCGTTAACTCAATACTTTACCGTTGTAATTCTAATGATGTTCCCCAACTAATCTTAATTGTCGGTTTGGTTTGTAATTCCAACGGAATAACAAAGTTCTCTTTATCAAATTCGATGATTAGACTTTCGGAATCATTTATCCGTTTTATAATGAGGTTTTGAATGTTCTCTAAGTAAAACTTGTTTATTTCTTCTTCCTTTAGGTGTGCACTCTTAATTGTCCACATTTACTTGCCTCTTCAAAATCAAATTCAGCAATTAAATTACCACGAGTTATTTTGAAGGAAACGGTCGTGTATTGCCAAGGGAATCCCTCATCCATAAACTCAGCATCACACTCAAATAGGTATTCTAATTCAAAAAGTTCAGGGGTTTTAATCGCTACCACCTTCTAAATAATTATCCACTGCCCCAATCATAACTCATTGTACAATCACTCTCAATTACGACGCTAAACTGCCAATTTTGTTGAGTGGATCGCTCAGAAACGAAAACAAGCGATGGATCGGTTCCATCGCCGCGCTATCGCACCCGTTAACGCAGCCTGGCTTGATTTAGTGCGCGCCTAAAAAAAAGCCCGCGAAATCAGCGGGTGGATTAGTCTGTATTACTTTATTTCCACGTCTGCCGTCGTTTGTGCTGGGTAAGATTGGTCAACACCGCCACCGTCCGGAATATTAATACTCACGTGGTCGCCTGCCGCGACCGCGTCATAATCGACTTGTTCAACCGAGATCCACATCGCGTTCGGATCGGCGTTTTTCAATATTTCGTTAAGGGGAGCTTCGAAATCGGACGGCTTGTTACGGACCACGAGGATTCTCCCGCTTTCTTTTGAGACAACGAAACCTTCATTGTAATCCCAACGTTCATCGGAATTGCTTGAAGATGAACAGCCTGTTAAAATTACCGTTAACAGAAAATACAGAAACACCAAGCTTTTCCTCATTTTTTTACCTCCAATGGTTCATCGCAACCCCTAATCGTTTAGACGCTAGTCAAATCTGAAAAGTTCCGTTAGCTGCACTATTTGCCCCGTTACTTCAATAGCCAGGAGCAGGTCGCCGTGGCGCCTGCTCCAATTTCACTATCGTATCCGCTTGCGTGTGCCTCGTCAAAAAAGACTTACAGCTTTTTGTATGCAATTTTCCTATAAACCACAAACCCTTGCTTGTTATAGAAATTACTCGCATGTTCATTATTAACATAATAACTTAGTTCAATTAGGGTTATTCCCTTACTTCTGGCAATGTCATATATATGACTCATAAGATGCGTTCCATACCCTCGCCTTTTTTGCCCTTCTATGATACTGATATCATGCACTAATACTGACTTTCTCTCTTTCGTTATGGTATCTTCGGGATACTCGATGATTTCAACGCATGCGTAGCCAAGTGCTTCTTCCATATCCTCCAAAACTAAATAAACCCGATTCTCATTCTTCACCAACTTCTTAAATGATTCTCGAATATTTTCGAAGTTGTATGGCACAAACAACTCTGGGTATAACTTTACATGTAATTCGTGTATGTGTTTATTTAAGCGTGCAAGCATTTCATAATCTGTAGTTTGGGTAATTTTCATAACTATCCCTCCATTTTCTGATGATATTGAAATTGAATTCTTTTGCCCTTTACAGTTCCCGATACCCCCCTCTTATTTCCTTCTTTATGACGTGTTTTTCTGCGTTATCCTGCCCCGTTTGTTGAGCGGATCGTTCAGAAACGAAAACAAGCGATGGATCGGTTCCATCGCCGCGCTATCGTCTTCGTTAACGGAATGTATTAGCTTAATGACAGAAGGAGCAGCTGCCGCGGCGGCAAACTGCTCCTTGGAACTTTCACTAACTTAATCCGTTAGCCTATTAAACATGTTTGTATCTACTCAGCTGTTCGAGCGACTGTGAAGATGTATGCAGCATCCGTGGTGCCGATCAGGCGAGTGACCGTAAAGGACTTTTCGGCACCTATTAGGGGAACCGGCTTATTAATAGGTCGGGTATAGCTGTCCATCGCGAACGAGCCATCTTTTTCCTTCACGAATGGCATGATATCGGCATTCCCTTCGGGAATGTCACGGTCCGTTAAGTTGCGCCCCTCAAACTGGATACCTAACCTACCTTCCTTTGTCTTGATATAACGGAAATTAGTCAATGCAAGTTCACCATCTTTATTGGCGACTGGATAATCATTGTCACGAAACTGTTCGAAAGCTTCGCCTACCACAACCCGTGTATCTGTGACATGAAGAAGATGCTGATTGGTCAAATAGCTATACTGAACATTCGAGTGATCCAAGAATAGACGAATCGGCAAAAACATCGCACCATCTCGCAGGACAGGTGACGTATCCATTCGGACTTCCGTACCATCTGCATGGGCTCTTAATGAACCGATGGTCAACTTGTACACGTGGTCTAACCAGGTGACAGTTGCGGTCTTCGACTTGGCATCATAAGCGACATGTCCTCCCATCAGATCTTCAAGCGTTCGGGCGGGAACAAGCAATCGTTGATTCTCATCAACATACGGTGCCGCCGGCTTCGTATAGAGGATGTAGAACATACCAATCTTCAGGTTGATGGCTGTGTTATTCGGGCTTGCGTTTGCCCTTCCAGATTGAACAGTTAAAATAATAGCAAACAGAAATAGGAACAACAGTGACACATAAGAAGTTTTTTTCATTGGTAATCCCTCTTCTATAAAAATCGCTCAACGTTAATACGAATACGACAGTGGTTTTGTTGCGCCCGTTTAGCTAAATGAAGCCGCCGTGCGATCCCGCTGCGGCAGCCTCATTCAGCTCTTGTCTCTGTTAGTTTAGGAAACGAACCTAAAATACAGGGGACTGCTTACCATCAACATCAGGAGCTGAAATTGGAAATATCATTCCAAGTATGCCCATACCCGCGTAGGTGTTGTATTCGGTCATTAAGTCAGTCTCACGCCTTACAACTGTACGCATCCATTCCACAACCAGTGCGAGCGTTCGTACCGATCTGCCGCTTGATTTTCTCGATTCTACCTGTCCATTTTATTGACTGAGGTACACTTGAGATTCCACTATTTCTATGGGCATACGAAATGTGAAGAAGCAAGCACTCGTGACGTCAGTCGTAAAAAAAATTGCTTCTTCGTCCAGATTTTTTATGAAGAGTGATTCAATAACGGCCTTGCATGCCTATCCTCAATTGGATATCTCTTGAATCAGGCGGACCTATGACTACTGTCTGGTCGATAGGCTTGAGCACATCAGCAAGTTGGGCCGCATTCACGCCATAGATCATCTGGAACACCTCGGGAGGTGTCTTTCTAAGGATATCGGACCCGAATACGATTTGCGCGGCATTATTGTCGAAAACAGCCACAAAATGGGTGTTATCCATCGTCGCGGTTTGCCAATGCCACCAGCCCATCGGGATATAAGCCGTCTGGGCGGGCTTGACGCGGTAACTAAGTATCTGCCGGGAAAAGGGGTTGAGAATGGAGACGGCAACTTCTCCTTGTACTACGTATTGAAGTTCGGATGCGTTTGGGTGCCAATGGGCCTCTACGCTATGGCCTTTACTCAGATAGACGTCGAGTAAGCCAAGGTTTTGCATTACGGGTAACTGCTTAGCGAATTGCTGAAGAATGAAGTTTTGAGCGTTTTGCTGGAATAATAACGATGTTCTTAAATCAAAAGATAGATTCAAAGAAGGAGAATTAAGTGCATCCATGGCGCTGTTGGATGACATTCGTAATATCCCGCCTTTCTGGATTGGAGATTGATTACATAATATATTCACTTGCCCAGATACACGTGCGTCATTCGAGAATGGAAATAAACAAGATACTTTTCATTTACTGTATTTATAATTAGGCGTCAAACGGATGCTTCCAGCAGCGATATTATCCTTGACTTGGATGGACTTG
This genomic window from Paenibacillus humicola contains:
- a CDS encoding SGNH/GDSL hydrolase family protein, which encodes MNHSKLKEYRMLNRHAKKGQILFVGSSLMEGFPIYEMQLSSNLALDRVIYNRGIGGTTTVDLLQSMDTCIFDLEPSKLFINIGSNDIGASVKEGYSKETLLKNYNHILSQIKARLPLCEVFVMAYYPVNAEADFGLDRSDKELMFATRTNANILEANEAIEQLAKHHGFSFINVNEGLTDEKGNLKPEFTVEGIHLWPNAYTVILNNLKRYL
- a CDS encoding GNAT family N-acetyltransferase, with translation MKITQTTDYEMLARLNKHIHELHVKLYPELFVPYNFENIRESFKKLVKNENRVYLVLEDMEEALGYACVEIIEYPEDTITKERKSVLVHDISIIEGQKRRGYGTHLMSHIYDIARSKGITLIELSYYVNNEHASNFYNKQGFVVYRKIAYKKL
- a CDS encoding AAA family ATPase, with the translated sequence MATLHLMVGLPCSGKTTLARQLETKYSALRLTPDEWHIKLFGHDFGENMTESDEAKHDSRHDSVESLMWDVAASVLILGVDVILDFGCWVRSQRDEFRNRAKNLGADFKIHFVDVPEEELFERLKARNDMRTEGAFFIPKAKLQEWIQIFEPPSSDELDSSND
- a CDS encoding stalk domain-containing protein translates to MKKTSYVSLLFLFLFAIILTVQSGRANASPNNTAINLKIGMFYILYTKPAAPYVDENQRLLVPARTLEDLMGGHVAYDAKSKTATVTWLDHVYKLTIGSLRAHADGTEVRMDTSPVLRDGAMFLPIRLFLDHSNVQYSYLTNQHLLHVTDTRVVVGEAFEQFRDNDYPVANKDGELALTNFRYIKTKEGRLGIQFEGRNLTDRDIPEGNADIMPFVKEKDGSFAMDSYTRPINKPVPLIGAEKSFTVTRLIGTTDAAYIFTVARTAE
- a CDS encoding DUF3221 domain-containing protein, with the translated sequence MRKSLVFLYFLLTVILTGCSSSSNSDERWDYNEGFVVSKESGRILVVRNKPSDFEAPLNEILKNADPNAMWISVEQVDYDAVAAGDHVSINIPDGGGVDQSYPAQTTADVEIK
- a CDS encoding heparinase II/III domain-containing protein — protein: MLAERFINDSLRKCLLIREQYRPFPTIEDRNQWNQLPLNLRSFWINKGASKLNYSWPTITATQYMDYSRTGNRVHFDAASWTRREVLASLVIAECFENQGRFMDDIINGIWCICEETFWGIPGHSYMMKRQDPLPDVSDQIIELFSAETAALLAWTYYLLKTKLDGISIMVCERIQFEVKRRILDPYLQRTDFWWMGFNQEKMLNNWNSWCNSNCLAAFILLEDDPNRREAAVIKVMRSLDQYIYRLHSDGGCEEGPKYWMYAGGTIFDCLELLYGVSGGKIDVYQEPQIQQIGRYIYKAFIDDSYFVNFADSPAQVHIPAELTYRYGRRIGDERLCELGAMVQKKKQEEAIRSEFSSMFRLLPALFHYTEVEQYSGESPYIRDAWLDGIQVMVAREQEGSSKGLFLAAKGGHNDESHNHNDIGQFIIYCNGSPMIIDPGLLTYTSKSFFSERYSIWAMQSGYHNLPIVNGVHQQNGRQFRADDVEYKLEDKVASLSMNIAGAYPDSAKIKSWIRTISLIRDSSPYIEIHDNFLLNQVTDDITQILITPHPLQTQGNGSFVLQDDNHNMVIIQYNSEMYTGSIEKISLEDEVMREMWGDELYRIKLKAITPAAQGECSIKISKTELR
- a CDS encoding MerR family transcriptional regulator, which encodes MNIKSLRSDHIYQKVAHAAWKKLQTILILKELDFSLNEIADILKLTKQEQKQILKKQRQTLLLRKQRLENIMTALDEYVSGNDISHLPLFNRSSVLPLKEQYAYEARFIYGETEAYKVYHETMENLSSGEKEKRFSAIEEIYKQLASYIHQDPSSDEVQRLIEEWKENLMPFMTCDAELLACIAHTYKFDARFKSYFNQYGSEHFADFFYSAIIQNINR
- a CDS encoding cupin domain-containing protein, giving the protein MSSNSAMDALNSPSLNLSFDLRTSLLFQQNAQNFILQQFAKQLPVMQNLGLLDVYLSKGHSVEAHWHPNASELQYVVQGEVAVSILNPFSRQILSYRVKPAQTAYIPMGWWHWQTATMDNTHFVAVFDNNAAQIVFGSDILRKTPPEVFQMIYGVNAAQLADVLKPIDQTVVIGPPDSRDIQLRIGMQGRY